Proteins encoded by one window of Hafnia alvei:
- a CDS encoding TetR/AcrR family transcriptional regulator gives MGRQRSIDREKVLDAAEEIIANHGAAALTIDSVARAMGISKGGVQYCFGNKDALIDAMFERWGNAYDRVFDLVATQDDSPTHRVAAHVVATHKYDQASSAKAAGLLVNLLQTKEHLENTRSWYRERIANLDLDSEQGKQARIAFLATEGAFMLRYFGLMDIDQTEWESIFQDIETIILPTDKNTDKETNK, from the coding sequence ATGGGACGTCAACGCAGTATCGATAGAGAAAAAGTGCTGGATGCAGCGGAAGAGATCATTGCGAACCATGGCGCTGCGGCATTGACTATCGACTCTGTGGCGCGTGCGATGGGGATCTCAAAAGGCGGCGTACAATACTGTTTTGGCAACAAAGACGCGCTGATTGATGCCATGTTCGAACGCTGGGGAAATGCCTACGATCGGGTGTTTGATCTCGTGGCTACGCAGGATGACTCACCGACTCATCGCGTTGCGGCACATGTGGTTGCCACGCATAAATACGATCAGGCTTCCAGCGCTAAAGCCGCGGGGTTACTGGTCAATCTGCTACAGACCAAAGAGCATCTGGAAAATACGCGCAGCTGGTACCGTGAACGCATTGCAAATTTAGACCTCGATTCAGAGCAAGGAAAACAGGCCAGAATCGCGTTTTTAGCGACCGAGGGCGCATTTATGCTGCGTTATTTTGGTTTAATGGATATAGATCAAACCGAGTGGGAGTCTATATTTCAAGACATTGAAACGATTATTTTACCCACAGATAAAAATACAGATAAAGAGACCAATAAATAA
- a CDS encoding magnesium transporter translates to MSYHVKNAIHNHNDEFEDDAIAQYMSTDFIMLSHILSVQEARKVFLSQLKSNDIPAQVFVVAGEQLCGVLPVKKLLQETNDTQDIRNLMEHHFFHVSPADERTEVISRISKEDVDIVPVVAGGKLVGCLTEREIAHLLEDEVTEDAQRQGASLPLEKPYLETSPITLWKKRSVWLLLLFVAEAYTSSVIQHFEEALESAIALAFFIPLLIGTGGNSGTQITSTLVRSMALGEVRLRDLGKIIRKEMTTSLMIAATLGLAGCVRAWMMGIGPEITLIVSLTLVCITLWSAVVSSVIPMVLKRVGIDPAVVSAPFIATFIDGTGLIIYFKIAQYTLGIN, encoded by the coding sequence ATGTCTTACCACGTAAAAAATGCGATCCATAATCATAATGATGAGTTTGAAGATGATGCTATTGCTCAATATATGAGTACCGACTTCATCATGCTATCTCATATTCTTAGCGTACAAGAAGCACGTAAGGTCTTCCTCTCTCAACTTAAAAGCAACGATATACCGGCACAAGTTTTCGTGGTTGCCGGTGAGCAATTATGCGGGGTATTACCCGTTAAGAAATTGCTTCAGGAAACAAATGATACCCAAGATATTCGAAATTTAATGGAACATCACTTTTTCCATGTAAGCCCCGCAGATGAAAGAACCGAAGTTATTTCCCGTATTTCCAAGGAGGATGTCGATATTGTTCCCGTCGTTGCGGGCGGTAAATTAGTAGGATGCCTTACCGAAAGAGAAATTGCGCATTTATTAGAAGATGAAGTGACTGAGGATGCGCAGCGTCAGGGTGCCAGTTTGCCATTGGAAAAACCGTATCTAGAAACCAGCCCAATAACACTGTGGAAGAAGCGTTCAGTGTGGTTGTTACTGCTGTTTGTCGCTGAAGCTTACACCAGCAGCGTGATCCAACATTTTGAAGAGGCGCTGGAATCTGCCATTGCGCTGGCTTTCTTTATTCCGTTGCTTATTGGCACGGGGGGAAACAGTGGTACACAGATAACTTCAACCTTGGTGCGTTCGATGGCGCTAGGTGAGGTACGGTTACGCGATCTGGGCAAAATTATCCGTAAAGAGATGACGACGTCGTTGATGATCGCGGCGACCTTAGGGCTTGCGGGGTGTGTTCGCGCATGGATGATGGGGATCGGCCCCGAAATTACGCTGATTGTTAGTTTAACGCTGGTCTGTATTACGCTGTGGAGCGCCGTAGTTTCCTCCGTTATCCCGATGGTATTGAAGCGCGTGGGCATTGACCCAGCGGTAGTATCTGCACCGTTTATTGCCACGTTTATCGATGGAACCGGCTTGATTATTTATTTCAAAATTGCGCAGTACACCTTGGGAATCAATTAA
- a CDS encoding aldo/keto reductase → MQKRILGKSGLEVSALGLGCMGLSFGYGPATDTKQAIELIRTAVEQGVTFFDTAEVYGPYLNESLLGEALAPFRDRVVIATKFGFTFGDDNKQQILNSRPEHIRAAVEGSLSRLKTDVIDLLYQHRVDPEVPIEDVAGTVKDLIAEGKVKHFGLSEAGVQTIRRAHAVQPVTALQSEYSMWWREPEQEIMPLLEELGIGFVPFSPLGKGFLTGAINAQTTFGADDFRSKVPRFATEAIEANEKLVSLLAALAAEKNVTPAQIALAWLLAQKPWIVPIPGTTKLHRLTENLGAADLVLNAEDLRKIANALETVKIVGDRYPASLMARVGR, encoded by the coding sequence ATGCAAAAACGTATTCTCGGTAAGTCTGGGCTAGAAGTGTCAGCACTGGGTCTGGGCTGCATGGGGCTGAGCTTCGGTTATGGCCCTGCCACCGACACCAAACAAGCGATAGAACTGATCCGCACCGCCGTTGAACAAGGTGTGACCTTTTTTGACACCGCTGAAGTCTACGGCCCTTATTTAAATGAATCGCTGCTTGGCGAAGCACTTGCGCCTTTCCGTGACCGCGTGGTTATTGCCACGAAATTTGGTTTTACCTTCGGTGATGATAATAAGCAGCAAATTTTAAACAGTCGTCCTGAGCATATTCGTGCCGCCGTTGAAGGCTCTCTGAGCCGGTTGAAAACAGACGTCATCGATCTGCTATATCAGCATCGCGTTGATCCCGAAGTGCCTATTGAAGATGTGGCTGGAACCGTGAAGGATTTGATTGCAGAAGGTAAAGTTAAGCACTTTGGATTATCTGAAGCCGGGGTTCAAACTATTCGCCGCGCACACGCCGTTCAGCCCGTTACGGCGCTACAAAGTGAATACTCCATGTGGTGGCGTGAGCCTGAGCAAGAAATCATGCCGTTGTTAGAGGAATTGGGCATTGGTTTTGTTCCCTTTAGCCCTCTGGGCAAAGGTTTCTTGACTGGCGCAATAAACGCACAAACCACCTTTGGAGCTGACGATTTTAGAAGTAAAGTGCCGCGTTTTGCCACCGAAGCCATAGAAGCCAACGAAAAACTCGTGTCTCTGCTTGCTGCGTTAGCCGCAGAGAAAAATGTCACACCAGCACAAATCGCACTGGCGTGGCTGTTAGCGCAGAAACCGTGGATTGTGCCAATTCCTGGCACCACCAAACTTCATCGTTTAACAGAAAACTTGGGCGCAGCCGATCTGGTGCTGAACGCTGAAGATTTGCGTAAAATCGCCAACGCTCTCGAAACCGTGAAAATCGTGGGCGATCGCTACCCTGCTTCATTGATGGCGCGCGTCGGTCGATAA
- a CDS encoding aldo/keto reductase, with protein MQTVTLNNGIEMPLLGFGVFQMTDAAECERAVIDAIETGYRLIDTAASYQNETQVGNALRQSGIARDELFVTTKLWLQDTNYEGAKAQFERSLNRLQLDYVDLYLIHQPYGDVHGAWRAMEELQLAGKIRAIGVSNFHPDRLADLMAFNRVVPAVNQVEVNPFNQQLHAVPWMNSRHIQPEAWAPFAEGKNGLFQHPALTAIANQYGKTVGQVVLRWLYQRGIVSLAKSVRKARMEENINILDFALSDADMTQIAALDTATSAFFSHRDPAMVEWLTQRKLDV; from the coding sequence ATGCAAACGGTCACACTCAACAACGGTATCGAAATGCCTTTACTCGGCTTTGGCGTCTTTCAGATGACGGACGCAGCCGAATGCGAACGTGCGGTGATTGACGCTATCGAAACGGGCTATCGTCTCATCGATACCGCGGCCTCTTATCAAAACGAAACTCAGGTGGGGAATGCCCTGCGACAAAGCGGGATTGCTCGCGATGAGCTTTTCGTGACCACCAAACTTTGGCTACAAGACACGAATTATGAAGGTGCAAAAGCGCAGTTCGAGCGTTCGCTCAATCGCCTGCAACTTGATTATGTTGACCTTTATTTAATTCATCAGCCATATGGCGACGTGCACGGTGCGTGGCGGGCGATGGAGGAGTTGCAGCTGGCGGGGAAAATTCGTGCCATTGGCGTAAGTAATTTTCACCCTGATAGACTTGCCGATCTGATGGCGTTTAACCGTGTTGTGCCAGCGGTAAATCAGGTAGAGGTCAATCCCTTTAACCAACAGCTTCACGCCGTGCCATGGATGAACAGCCGCCATATTCAGCCAGAGGCTTGGGCACCTTTTGCCGAGGGCAAAAATGGTCTGTTTCAACATCCGGCGCTGACGGCTATCGCCAACCAGTATGGCAAAACCGTCGGACAGGTGGTACTGCGTTGGCTATATCAGCGAGGCATTGTGTCGTTGGCGAAATCCGTTCGCAAAGCGCGAATGGAAGAAAATATCAATATTCTCGATTTTGCACTTTCTGATGCGGACATGACGCAGATCGCCGCGTTAGACACCGCGACCAGCGCCTTTTTTTCTCATCGCGATCCGGCGATGGTGGAGTGGCTCACCCAGCGCAAACTTGACGTGTAA
- the mqo gene encoding malate dehydrogenase (quinone), which translates to MPALNKTIVSLTAVALFVSTATWAKDDATQKTDFLLIGGGIMSASLGTWLQELQPEWKQVMVEKLDGVALESSNGWNNAGTGHSANMELNYTPERADGTIDVSKALDINEQFMISRQFWSAQVKRGILKDPHAFINSTPHMSFVWGDKNVNYLQKRYDALQQTTLFQGMKFSTDHAQIQQWAPLVMNGRDANQKVAATWTPVGTDVNYGEITRQLIGSLKKNSNFSLQTSAEVTEFKRNEDNSWHVTIKDINNGSEHAIDAKYVFIGAGGGALKLLQKTRISEAENYAGFPVGGSFLMTENPEITKQHLEKVYGQASVGAPPMSVPHLDARFIDGKRVVLFGPFATFSTKFLKNGSIFDLLSTTTTSNFIPMTDVGLDNFDLVKYLISQVMLSDDDRFASLKEYYPLAQKADWKLIQAGQRVQIIKKDPEKGGVLKLGTEVVVDKQRTISALLGASPGASTAAPITLNVIKQMFPEQFNSPEWQSKIRDIVPSYGQKLNGNAALTQKTWDDTAAALQLTKPPVIQMNDHGHMAIEAEEKRQDSPQHDMAL; encoded by the coding sequence ATGCCTGCACTAAATAAGACTATTGTTTCTCTAACCGCGGTCGCGCTGTTTGTCAGCACGGCTACCTGGGCGAAAGATGATGCGACGCAAAAGACCGATTTTCTCCTGATCGGCGGCGGCATCATGAGTGCTTCACTGGGCACTTGGCTGCAAGAGCTACAGCCTGAATGGAAACAGGTGATGGTTGAGAAACTCGACGGCGTTGCGCTTGAATCTTCTAACGGCTGGAATAATGCCGGAACGGGTCACTCAGCTAATATGGAGCTGAACTACACGCCGGAGCGCGCAGATGGCACCATTGATGTCAGCAAGGCGTTGGATATAAACGAACAGTTTATGATTTCTCGCCAATTCTGGTCGGCTCAGGTTAAGCGCGGTATTTTGAAAGATCCTCACGCTTTTATTAATTCTACGCCGCATATGAGTTTCGTTTGGGGTGATAAAAACGTTAATTATCTGCAAAAGCGTTACGATGCCTTACAGCAAACCACGCTATTCCAAGGCATGAAATTCTCGACCGATCACGCACAGATCCAGCAATGGGCACCGCTAGTGATGAACGGCCGCGATGCCAACCAAAAAGTGGCTGCGACTTGGACTCCGGTGGGAACCGATGTTAACTACGGTGAAATCACTCGCCAACTGATCGGCAGCCTAAAGAAAAACAGTAACTTCTCTCTGCAAACCTCGGCAGAAGTGACCGAATTCAAGCGCAATGAGGACAATTCATGGCATGTCACGATCAAGGATATCAACAACGGCAGTGAACATGCGATTGACGCTAAATATGTATTTATCGGTGCGGGCGGTGGTGCACTAAAACTGCTGCAAAAGACGAGGATTTCTGAAGCGGAAAACTATGCCGGTTTCCCTGTCGGGGGCTCTTTCTTGATGACGGAAAATCCTGAGATTACCAAGCAGCATTTAGAAAAAGTGTATGGTCAGGCATCAGTCGGCGCACCGCCGATGTCAGTACCGCATTTAGATGCTCGCTTTATTGATGGTAAACGCGTGGTGTTGTTTGGGCCATTTGCGACGTTCTCGACTAAATTCCTGAAAAATGGCTCTATCTTTGACCTGCTGAGCACCACCACAACCAGCAACTTTATTCCAATGACGGATGTCGGCTTGGATAATTTTGATCTGGTGAAATACCTCATTAGTCAGGTCATGCTGAGTGATGATGATCGCTTTGCTTCGCTGAAAGAGTACTACCCACTGGCGCAAAAAGCCGATTGGAAACTCATTCAAGCAGGTCAGCGTGTACAGATCATCAAAAAAGATCCTGAGAAAGGCGGCGTACTGAAACTGGGTACAGAAGTGGTCGTCGATAAACAAAGAACGATCTCTGCGTTATTGGGCGCTTCACCTGGTGCCTCGACTGCCGCACCAATCACGTTGAATGTGATTAAGCAAATGTTCCCAGAACAGTTCAATTCCCCAGAGTGGCAGAGCAAAATTCGCGATATCGTACCTAGCTATGGTCAGAAGTTAAACGGTAACGCGGCGCTAACGCAGAAAACATGGGATGACACCGCGGCAGCGTTGCAATTAACGAAACCACCGGTGATTCAAATGAACGATCATGGCCACATGGCGATAGAGGCGGAAGAAAAACGCCAAGATTCGCCACAGCACGATATGGCGCTGTAA
- a CDS encoding serine hydrolase domain-containing protein — translation MTKIKTGICLLALCLGAALQVNAAPAANDCHSLKLAVCPAPTDTQLPDVKNMLTWDQQQRVVGFRNDYRSYEGDVFKAGKAMPIPRAAQDLSGVTYQYHGVNIALKDYLKRNSVTGMMVIKDGKIVWDYYGQGNTPTTLWTSRSVGKSVVSTLVGVALKEGKITSLDDEVVKYNPDVRGTAWEHVTIRQLLQHTSGVTWGEDYTNPKSDFAQLTQCEANSDTYHCVNKLVKDPQRKAYAKPGQAWSYSSGGAWLLGDTLEKATGKSLAQNLQEKIWQPNGMINDGVWHSYQVGKHDVGAHGFNATLEDWGKFGLFIMNDGVLPDGTKMLPDHWVADARAWNRAEKSVTAAHPDGSYGYEWWNNSVPANAVNVGPKHGLESQDTLWALGIFGQMIVVNQKEKLVIVQWSTWPQAEPSFSAQPLEASLMFNAIANHLAK, via the coding sequence ATGACGAAAATTAAAACCGGTATTTGCCTGCTGGCACTATGTTTGGGAGCTGCGCTACAGGTGAATGCTGCGCCAGCGGCTAACGACTGCCATAGCTTGAAACTCGCGGTCTGCCCTGCACCGACAGACACACAGCTCCCCGATGTTAAAAACATGCTGACGTGGGATCAACAACAGCGGGTCGTCGGATTTCGTAACGACTACCGCTCCTATGAAGGTGACGTTTTCAAAGCCGGAAAAGCGATGCCCATACCGCGTGCGGCTCAGGATTTATCCGGTGTCACTTATCAATATCACGGCGTGAACATTGCGCTGAAAGATTACCTCAAGCGCAACAGCGTTACGGGCATGATGGTGATTAAAGATGGCAAAATAGTGTGGGATTATTACGGTCAGGGGAATACGCCGACCACGCTGTGGACATCGCGCTCGGTGGGGAAATCCGTGGTATCAACGCTGGTGGGAGTAGCGCTGAAAGAAGGAAAAATCACCTCGTTAGACGATGAGGTGGTTAAATACAATCCTGATGTACGCGGTACGGCGTGGGAACATGTTACGATCCGCCAGCTGTTACAGCACACTTCGGGCGTTACCTGGGGCGAGGATTACACCAATCCTAAATCTGACTTTGCGCAACTCACCCAGTGTGAAGCCAACAGTGACACTTACCATTGCGTCAATAAATTGGTGAAAGATCCACAGCGGAAAGCTTACGCCAAACCGGGACAGGCATGGTCATACTCGTCTGGTGGGGCATGGCTGCTGGGCGATACGCTAGAAAAGGCGACCGGAAAATCGCTGGCACAGAATCTTCAGGAAAAAATATGGCAACCCAACGGCATGATTAATGACGGTGTTTGGCATAGTTATCAAGTGGGCAAGCATGATGTTGGCGCACATGGATTCAACGCCACGCTGGAAGATTGGGGTAAATTTGGCCTGTTTATCATGAACGACGGCGTTCTGCCTGACGGAACTAAAATGTTACCCGATCATTGGGTTGCGGATGCACGAGCATGGAACCGAGCAGAGAAATCGGTGACCGCAGCTCATCCTGATGGCAGCTACGGTTACGAGTGGTGGAATAATAGCGTACCAGCGAATGCCGTTAACGTGGGGCCGAAACATGGGTTGGAAAGCCAAGATACCCTGTGGGCCTTGGGCATTTTTGGTCAGATGATCGTTGTGAATCAAAAAGAGAAGCTGGTTATCGTGCAGTGGTCTACATGGCCACAGGCGGAACCGTCCTTCAGTGCACAGCCACTTGAGGCTTCGCTGATGTTTAATGCTATCGCGAATCATTTAGCCAAATAG
- a CDS encoding winged helix-turn-helix domain-containing protein has protein sequence MNDVSKDDTIFILGDGIRFEPEKRCLINDFGTVINLPENSYRFLLLLLEGETDKQNIINQVWHEQRGSVSDSSYYGQIYMLRKSFDQIGLSSAFIKTIPRKGVKYMGNVLREKKYLPDSGQEDKVPALSLATTVGMSEALASPLETMGYAHHKEPSNNGKEWYHSRRWNVFISILSLLAVCWISTLVVVVILFFAK, from the coding sequence ATGAATGATGTAAGTAAGGATGACACGATATTCATCCTTGGGGATGGCATTCGGTTTGAGCCTGAAAAGCGCTGTCTGATTAACGACTTTGGAACAGTGATTAACCTGCCAGAAAATAGCTATCGATTCTTACTTCTTTTATTAGAAGGGGAGACCGATAAACAAAATATTATCAATCAGGTATGGCATGAGCAGCGCGGTTCAGTGAGTGACAGTAGCTACTATGGCCAAATCTATATGTTGAGAAAGTCATTTGATCAGATTGGACTTTCAAGCGCATTTATAAAAACGATACCCAGAAAAGGGGTCAAGTATATGGGGAATGTGCTGCGTGAGAAAAAATATCTACCCGATAGTGGCCAAGAGGATAAAGTGCCAGCACTCTCTTTGGCGACAACGGTTGGAATGAGTGAAGCGCTAGCATCTCCCTTAGAGACCATGGGATATGCTCACCACAAGGAGCCATCGAATAACGGAAAAGAGTGGTATCACTCACGTCGCTGGAATGTATTTATCTCGATATTATCGTTGCTAGCGGTGTGCTGGATATCAACACTTGTTGTGGTAGTCATTCTATTTTTTGCTAAATAA
- a CDS encoding Flp family type IVb pilin yields the protein MNTFLTKCYVAAHVRFHEFGKDQRGVTAIEYALIGVAMATLLAFILGDQNSGFLGALKETFDKIAEAIKSVTISKTTP from the coding sequence ATGAACACTTTTTTAACTAAATGTTATGTGGCTGCTCATGTTCGTTTTCATGAGTTTGGTAAAGATCAACGCGGTGTGACTGCGATTGAATATGCATTAATCGGTGTCGCTATGGCGACTCTGTTAGCATTTATTCTTGGTGATCAGAACTCCGGCTTCTTGGGCGCATTGAAAGAAACGTTTGATAAAATTGCTGAAGCAATCAAAAGCGTTACTATCAGCAAGACTACGCCGTAA
- a CDS encoding prepilin peptidase, with translation MIFLLHFVVHFSNNRSGIGVEIDMVWLIKANFIVTCMILIFIMWQDIFFRRITHTSLVLLAISLLSLILLQSHLPNILFGLIALVGGFTLFVARLWGGGDAKLVTVLALSFQSNAFYDFLFLTAFIGGIVAIGGLIFFRNNLLSHGVPYGVAISLAFILIYPVASFYY, from the coding sequence ATGATTTTCTTGCTGCATTTTGTTGTGCATTTTTCTAATAACCGAAGTGGAATAGGTGTGGAAATAGACATGGTGTGGTTAATCAAAGCTAATTTTATTGTCACCTGCATGATTTTGATTTTTATTATGTGGCAGGACATTTTTTTTAGAAGGATCACACACACGAGTCTTGTATTACTCGCCATATCGCTATTGTCATTGATTCTTTTACAATCACATCTGCCAAATATTTTGTTTGGTCTTATCGCCTTAGTGGGAGGATTTACCCTTTTTGTTGCCCGCCTATGGGGTGGCGGTGATGCCAAGCTAGTAACCGTATTAGCGCTCTCTTTTCAAAGCAACGCATTTTATGATTTCTTGTTTTTAACTGCGTTTATTGGCGGCATTGTCGCTATCGGCGGTCTTATTTTTTTTCGTAATAATTTACTAAGTCACGGCGTGCCATACGGTGTCGCTATCTCTTTGGCATTTATCCTTATTTACCCCGTGGCGTCTTTTTATTATTAA
- a CDS encoding pilus assembly protein CpaB — protein sequence MNHRMLFFLSIIVIAVGIAGIFVQKKTPEVTEVKPVPQASHTIMVAEAIRELKPYDILNRDDYKITSIEISKESKDRRDISSLDNGDLQGYLIRHNISKGSIILPEMVESPTSPTFSAHSLRSNETPYSYKIKPEDEYLLSSLSIGDEVSLYIRLVEVDKSKKNNVGLVTEGSNSPDKNMKRYAISRVMGPISIVDIKKAPKAVTKSYSGDDSVGTVVLRLDAQQLAELKVVEKAGEILLFPFDQYEDENNQKIRMDEVLPQFNSVKELRGGE from the coding sequence ATGAACCATCGCATGCTTTTTTTTCTTTCAATAATCGTTATTGCAGTCGGCATCGCCGGCATTTTTGTGCAAAAGAAAACGCCAGAGGTTACTGAGGTAAAGCCTGTGCCTCAAGCAAGCCATACCATCATGGTTGCGGAAGCGATAAGGGAACTAAAACCTTATGACATCTTAAATCGTGATGATTACAAAATAACGTCGATTGAGATCTCCAAAGAAAGCAAAGATCGCCGTGATATTTCCTCATTAGATAACGGAGATCTTCAGGGATACTTAATTAGGCATAATATTTCAAAAGGCAGCATTATTTTACCTGAAATGGTGGAATCACCAACGAGTCCAACCTTCTCAGCTCATTCACTGAGAAGCAATGAGACGCCATACAGCTATAAAATTAAACCGGAGGATGAATATCTACTTTCCTCTCTTTCCATTGGGGATGAAGTTTCACTCTACATCCGATTAGTTGAGGTGGATAAAAGTAAAAAAAATAATGTCGGTCTGGTAACGGAAGGCAGTAATAGCCCTGACAAAAATATGAAGCGCTATGCGATTAGTCGCGTAATGGGGCCTATCTCTATCGTAGATATTAAAAAGGCGCCTAAAGCAGTGACTAAGAGTTATAGCGGTGATGATTCGGTGGGAACGGTGGTATTGAGATTAGACGCGCAGCAGTTGGCCGAACTCAAAGTCGTAGAAAAAGCTGGTGAAATCTTATTATTCCCGTTCGATCAGTATGAGGACGAGAACAACCAAAAAATAAGAATGGATGAAGTATTGCCCCAATTTAATTCCGTTAAAGAGTTGAGAGGTGGAGAGTGA
- a CDS encoding type II and III secretion system protein family protein — protein MTGLFLSYYVHAQEVYMEAGESQVIQVDGNIDTIFISAPKVADYEIIGERGVMVYAKSDGQTDLIAFDKNGDQLIKTTLVVDPVLSAVQKKVGQLVPDSQISIQKVGKTYILSGTVPTEEDRDRVYQIVGEGVGAKRTANKKDVPSMSGGSGGGGESNNAWLDEVVYQEVINKLKLPITNQVNVKLSVVEVTKTFSDNVGIDWGTISGTGGNITPGTFRFVKFNADTLSSLVHAISNDSVARVLAEPNLSVLSGESAEFLVGGEVPVVTSSANGSNVQYKDFGIKLNVGAKVSSSKRIRVTLGEEVSNVDSTYSTNAGDSFPAFQTRRAKTTVELADGESFLLGGLISNNEREDLSRLPFIGDVPILGALFRNAKTERTRGELVVVATVNLVKPVTMRDIVLPDFQRTSTLARFMNFEGISNLRDRKLAEGFVEQGGFIK, from the coding sequence ATGACGGGATTATTTCTCTCTTATTATGTGCATGCTCAAGAAGTCTACATGGAAGCCGGAGAGTCACAGGTTATTCAGGTTGATGGAAATATTGACACTATTTTTATCTCTGCTCCCAAAGTAGCCGACTATGAAATTATTGGCGAGCGTGGCGTCATGGTTTATGCCAAAAGCGACGGCCAAACCGATCTCATTGCTTTTGACAAAAATGGTGACCAGCTCATTAAAACTACGTTGGTGGTTGATCCCGTTTTAAGCGCGGTGCAAAAAAAGGTGGGGCAGTTGGTGCCGGATAGCCAAATTTCGATTCAGAAAGTGGGTAAAACCTACATTCTTAGCGGAACCGTGCCCACAGAAGAAGACCGCGACCGTGTTTATCAAATTGTGGGTGAAGGCGTGGGCGCTAAACGCACGGCGAATAAAAAAGATGTGCCAAGCATGAGCGGTGGCAGCGGTGGCGGAGGTGAAAGCAACAATGCCTGGCTTGATGAGGTGGTGTATCAGGAAGTGATCAACAAGTTGAAGCTGCCGATCACAAATCAGGTCAACGTAAAGCTTTCGGTCGTTGAGGTGACCAAGACATTCAGCGACAACGTGGGCATTGATTGGGGAACCATCAGCGGCACCGGCGGCAATATTACGCCCGGCACGTTTCGCTTTGTGAAATTCAACGCCGACACGCTGAGCTCTCTGGTGCATGCCATCAGCAACGACTCGGTGGCTCGCGTGCTGGCTGAGCCGAATCTTTCCGTATTGTCGGGTGAGTCCGCTGAGTTTCTGGTCGGAGGCGAAGTACCGGTGGTCACCAGCTCTGCCAATGGTTCCAATGTCCAATACAAGGATTTTGGTATCAAGCTGAACGTGGGCGCTAAAGTCAGCAGCAGCAAGCGCATCCGTGTAACGCTGGGGGAAGAGGTTAGCAACGTGGATAGCACCTACAGCACCAACGCCGGTGACTCGTTTCCTGCATTCCAAACGCGTCGTGCAAAAACCACCGTTGAGCTTGCCGACGGAGAAAGTTTCCTACTCGGCGGCCTTATTAGCAACAACGAGCGCGAAGATTTATCTCGCTTACCATTTATTGGGGATGTGCCGATTCTCGGGGCGCTGTTTAGAAATGCCAAAACCGAGCGTACGCGCGGCGAGCTGGTGGTGGTAGCCACTGTTAATCTCGTTAAACCCGTCACCATGCGCGATATCGTTTTGCCTGATTTTCAACGTACCTCAACGCTGGCTCGTTTTATGAATTTCGAGGGGATTAGCAATCTACGCGATCGAAAACTGGCTGAAGGATTTGTGGAGCAGGGAGGATTTATTAAATGA